A single Defluviitalea saccharophila DNA region contains:
- the sigK gene encoding RNA polymerase sporulation sigma factor SigK → MFLGILQFICAFSYFTGNSSFPQPLTQEEEKYYLDQYKQGDISAKNILIERNLRLVAHIVKKYTSINKEVDDLISIGTIGLIKAISSYDLDKGTRLATYAARCIENEILMSIRSSKKQRNEISLQAPIGTDKEGNEIALIDILCNDTESILDQVDFKIRLKKLYQKMKTALKRREKDVLEMRYGLESGNEKTQREIADMLGISRSYVSRIEKKAIKKLSEELLE, encoded by the coding sequence TTGTTTTTGGGAATCTTACAGTTCATATGTGCATTCTCATATTTTACAGGGAACTCATCTTTTCCACAGCCTCTTACGCAGGAAGAAGAAAAATACTATCTAGATCAATACAAGCAAGGAGATATCAGTGCAAAGAACATTTTAATAGAAAGGAACCTGAGATTAGTTGCCCATATCGTAAAAAAATACACCAGCATCAATAAAGAGGTTGACGATCTTATTTCCATTGGCACAATTGGATTAATTAAAGCGATTTCATCCTACGATTTAGACAAAGGCACGAGACTGGCAACTTATGCTGCAAGATGCATTGAAAATGAAATCTTAATGAGTATTCGCTCGTCTAAGAAACAGAGAAATGAGATTTCCCTACAGGCGCCCATAGGAACTGATAAAGAAGGTAATGAAATAGCATTAATAGATATTTTATGCAATGATACAGAGTCCATTTTAGATCAAGTGGATTTCAAAATTCGTCTAAAGAAGCTATATCAAAAAATGAAAACAGCCCTCAAAAGAAGAGAAAAAGATGTCTTAGAAATGCGATATGGATTAGAAAGCGGAAACGAAAAAACTCAAAGAGAAATTGCAGATATGTTAGGTATTTCAAGATCCTATGTTTCAAGAATAGAAAAGAAAGCCATTAAAAAATTAAGTGAAGAACTTCTTGAATAA